A stretch of the Ptychodera flava strain L36383 chromosome 18, AS_Pfla_20210202, whole genome shotgun sequence genome encodes the following:
- the LOC139117984 gene encoding deoxyribonuclease-1-like, whose amino-acid sequence MRVVTVVLLLAVSAYVVESSLHIAAWNIQVFGKTKMSKPDVVEVIVDVCLLYDIIAIQEVRDIDEIAVWELLDEINAKSNNAYSLELGPRVGRTSSKEQYAYYYRHAKVSVTDKYTYADPNDILERPNHNVRFFSPNTNLKDFIFSCTHVRPSDAVAEIDHFTIVNDDIEAHWGVEDILIGGDYNADCSYVRPGDWPYISYRTDSRFNWLIPDDADTTVSSTVCAYDRLTITGRKFNAEYKAGSADVFYFDAYFGISHQLALDVSDHYPVEMTIN is encoded by the exons ATGAGAGTTGTTACCGTAGTCTTGTTGCTGGCCGTATCGGCATATGTCGTTGAATCGTCGCTTCACATTGCAGCATGGAACATCCAGGTCTTCGGAAAGACTAAAATGAGCAAACCAGATGTAGTTGAAGTTATCGTTGAC GTTTGCCTTCTGTATGACATCATTGCCATCCAAGAAGTGCGAGACATTGATGAAATCGCTGTTTGGGAGTTGCTGGACGAAATTAACGC GAAATCAAACAACGCTTACAGTCTTGAACTTGGTCCTCGCGTTGGTCGTACTTCTTCTAAGGAACAATACGCTTATTACTACAG GCATGCTAAGGTCAGTGTCACGGATAAGTACACATATGCTGATCCAAACGACATTCTTGAGAGACCAAATCACAACGTCAGattcttttcaccaaatacAA ATTTGAAGGATTTCATCTTCAGCTGTACGCATGTAAGACCTAGCGATGCCGTCGCTGAGATCGATCATTTCACCATTGTTAATGATGACATCGAGGCGCACTGGGGAGTAGAG GACATTCTGATTGGAGGAGACTACAATGCCGATTGCAGCTATGTCAGACCTGGTGATTGGCCGTATATCAGCTACAGAACTGATTCTCGTTTCAATTGGTTGATACCTGATGACGCAGACACAACTGTGTCGTCAACCGTCTGTGCCTACGACAG ACTGACCATCACCGGAAGGAAGTTCAATGCTGAGTATAAAGCTGGCTCCGCTGATGTGTTTTACTTCGATGCGTACTTTGGAATCAGCCACCAGCTG GCTCTGGACGTTAGTGATCACTATCCAGTGGAGATGACTATCAACTAA